The following coding sequences are from one Diadema setosum chromosome 9, eeDiaSeto1, whole genome shotgun sequence window:
- the LOC140233000 gene encoding uncharacterized protein yields MAQVKKPRAKPAHPSSSAMVVAAITALKERGGSSLQAIKKYIAANYKVDIQKQLPFIKRAIKTGVAKGTLVQVKGKGASGSFKLGKTKKAGKTAAQIAKAKERKEKAKAKAKEAKAKKAAKAKARKEKAKAKAAAKKAAKKATKKTKKPAAKKPAKKAAKKPAKKAAKKPAKKAAKPAKKAAKKPAKKAAKKTTKKAKPAKK; encoded by the coding sequence ATGGCCCAGGTCAAGAAACCCCGTGCTAAGCCAGCACACCCCAGCTCTTCTGCTATGGTGGTTGCCGCCATCACAGCCCTGAAGGAGCGTGGTGGTTCATCTCTGCAGGCAATCAAGAAGTACATCGCTGCCAACTACAAGGTTGACATCCAAAAGCAGCTTCCTTTCATCAAGCGCGCCATCAAGACCGGAGTGGCCAAGGGAACCCTCGTCCAGGTTAAGGGCAAGGGAGCCAGCGGTTCCTTCAAGCTTGGCAAGACGAAGAAGGCCGGAAAGACCGCAGCCCAGATCGCAAAGGCCAAGGAAAGGAAGGAGAAGGCCAAGGCCAAGGCTAAGGAGGCCAAGGCAAAGAAGGCCGCCAAGGCTAAGGCCAGGAAGGAGAAGGCCAAGGCTAAGGCTGCTGCCAAGAAGGCTGCAAAGAAGGCAACAAAGAAGACCAAGAAGCCCGCTGCAAAGAAGCCCGCAAAGAAGGCAGCCAAGAAGCCCGCAAAGAAGGCAGCCAAGAAGCCAGCAAAGAAGGCCGCCAAGCCAGCAAAGAAGGCAGCCAAGAAGCCAGCGAAGAAGGCCGCCAAGAAGACCACAAAGAAGGCCAAGCCCGCCAAGAAGTAA